From a region of the Fischerella sp. JS2 genome:
- the lhgO gene encoding L-2-hydroxyglutarate oxidase, protein MYDFAIIGGGIVGLSTGMALSKTYPKAKILVLEKEKQWAFHQTGNNSGVIHSGIYYKPGSFKAKFCRDGCQSMVEFCQEHRIDYEVCGKVIVATNESELPGLENLYKRGLENGIKVKRISPEEVKEFEPHVTCVGGIYVYSTGIANYKQVCLKYAEIIAQQGGELRLNTKVEKIVPSGNNQVLETNNGTFETRFVINCAGLHSDRIAKLGKVDPQAKIVPFRGEYYELIPEKRYLVKGLIYPVPNPDFPFLGVHFTRMIDGTVHAGPNAVLSLKREGYKKTDFDWRDFAEVMTYPGFWKLAAKHADEGIKEIVRSFSKAAFTRSLQKLIPEVQSEDLIPTHAGVRAQALMNDGKLVDDFLIIHGQNTAHVCNAPSPAATSSIEIGKAIVAQIPQPQHLQTTLA, encoded by the coding sequence ATGTACGATTTTGCAATTATAGGTGGAGGCATTGTTGGTCTTTCCACCGGTATGGCCTTAAGCAAAACCTATCCTAAAGCCAAGATTCTAGTATTGGAAAAAGAAAAGCAATGGGCTTTTCATCAAACTGGTAACAATAGTGGTGTCATTCACTCTGGTATTTACTATAAACCAGGGAGTTTTAAAGCGAAATTCTGCCGTGATGGTTGTCAATCTATGGTGGAATTTTGTCAAGAACATAGGATTGATTATGAAGTTTGTGGCAAGGTAATAGTTGCTACCAATGAAAGCGAATTACCAGGCTTAGAAAATTTATACAAGCGTGGTTTAGAAAACGGCATTAAAGTTAAGAGAATTAGCCCCGAAGAAGTCAAAGAATTTGAACCTCATGTTACCTGTGTCGGTGGAATTTACGTATATTCTACAGGTATTGCTAACTATAAGCAAGTTTGTCTCAAGTATGCGGAAATAATTGCTCAACAAGGAGGAGAATTACGACTCAACACAAAAGTTGAAAAAATAGTTCCCAGTGGTAATAATCAAGTACTAGAGACAAATAACGGTACTTTTGAAACTCGGTTTGTAATTAACTGTGCTGGTTTGCATAGCGATCGCATTGCTAAATTAGGTAAAGTAGACCCCCAGGCTAAAATAGTACCTTTCCGGGGTGAATATTACGAGTTAATACCGGAAAAACGCTATCTTGTCAAAGGTTTAATATATCCAGTTCCTAATCCCGACTTTCCTTTCTTAGGCGTTCATTTCACTCGGATGATTGATGGTACTGTCCACGCCGGACCGAACGCCGTTTTGAGTCTCAAACGGGAAGGTTATAAAAAGACTGACTTTGACTGGCGTGACTTTGCTGAAGTCATGACCTATCCTGGTTTTTGGAAACTAGCAGCTAAACACGCTGATGAAGGAATCAAAGAAATTGTTCGTTCCTTTAGTAAAGCAGCCTTTACTAGAAGTTTGCAAAAACTAATTCCCGAAGTTCAATCAGAAGATTTAATTCCCACCCACGCTGGAGTTCGCGCCCAAGCGTTAATGAATGACGGTAAGTTAGTCGATGACTTTCTGATTATTCATGGACAAAATACCGCCCATGTATGCAATGCACCTTCCCCAGCGGCCACTTCTTCGATTGAAATTGGTAAAGCCATAGTTGCTCAAATTCCTCAACCGCAGCATCTTCAAACCACATTAGCCTAG
- a CDS encoding response regulator has translation MNNYGTFTNLHPLSLLRQLSNCSDSTYLQALSNSVTWSIFIDQGKITFATHSIEPFDRLERHLRRLSHRIPTLSSETRVQLRLQFEPDSYNQSIEYHSSNSEESISYQRPSEYQAICWLVSQKHLNPTQAAVLIQELAKEVIESFLLIKQGNYELKENPERMPIICRLDVGKLIERCQGRLQDWQSFAPHISSPYQRPYLRVKTLTSQTNLPEIQQNISEWIKGFSLRHLAVIINQDEIHVLKTLYPYILNGSILLHEPDPPFDKLPKTFEQVIENNRITVLKNQELVDTSLIENSNTKTQTNSQQLAHITQARRKKLQEFTSPININSTLQQAIPAPANIRKKYKIISIDDSPTFLKEISRFLEEEKFSVVTISDPLKAVMAVIRHKPDLILLDLNMEGIDGYELCRIIRNNSMFKETPIVMVTGSKGIIDKVRARFVGASGYLTKPFTRADLLKMVFMHLT, from the coding sequence ATGAATAATTACGGCACATTCACAAATCTACATCCTCTAAGTTTGTTAAGACAATTATCCAACTGTTCTGACAGTACTTATTTACAAGCCTTGAGTAACTCAGTTACCTGGTCTATTTTTATTGACCAAGGCAAAATTACATTTGCTACCCATTCCATCGAACCCTTCGATAGACTCGAACGTCATTTGCGTCGCCTCAGTCATCGCATTCCTACCCTAAGTAGTGAAACTCGTGTCCAATTACGTCTACAATTTGAACCTGATTCTTATAATCAGTCCATAGAATACCATAGTTCAAATTCTGAAGAATCTATCAGTTATCAACGTCCTTCTGAATATCAAGCTATTTGCTGGTTAGTTAGTCAAAAACATCTTAACCCTACGCAAGCAGCCGTATTGATTCAAGAATTGGCAAAAGAAGTAATTGAATCCTTTTTATTAATTAAACAAGGTAATTATGAATTAAAAGAAAATCCAGAGCGAATGCCAATCATTTGTAGACTAGATGTTGGGAAACTGATAGAACGTTGTCAAGGGAGGTTGCAAGATTGGCAGTCTTTTGCACCGCATATTTCATCACCTTATCAGCGTCCATATCTGCGGGTAAAAACTCTAACCTCACAAACAAATTTACCAGAAATACAGCAAAATATAAGTGAATGGATCAAAGGTTTTAGCCTACGTCATCTCGCAGTAATTATCAACCAAGATGAAATACATGTGCTGAAAACTTTGTATCCTTACATTTTAAATGGCTCAATTTTATTACATGAACCAGACCCGCCTTTTGATAAATTACCGAAAACTTTTGAGCAGGTAATAGAAAATAATCGTATAACTGTATTAAAAAATCAAGAATTAGTAGATACATCATTAATAGAAAATAGTAATACAAAAACTCAAACAAATTCTCAACAATTAGCACACATTACTCAGGCGAGAAGAAAAAAATTACAAGAATTCACAAGTCCAATTAACATCAACTCTACTCTACAACAAGCTATTCCTGCTCCTGCAAATATCCGCAAAAAATATAAAATTATTTCTATAGATGATAGTCCAACATTTCTAAAAGAAATTAGTCGTTTTTTAGAAGAAGAAAAATTTTCTGTAGTGACAATCAGCGATCCACTCAAAGCAGTCATGGCAGTAATTAGACACAAACCAGACTTGATTTTATTGGATCTCAACATGGAAGGAATTGATGGTTATGAATTATGTCGCATTATCCGTAATAACTCCATGTTTAAAGAGACTCCGATTGTGATGGTTACAGGTAGCAAGGGAATTATAGATAAAGTTAGAGCTAGATTTGTAGGTGCATCGGGATATTTAACTAAACCATTTACGCGTGCAGATTTACTCAAAATGGTGTTTATGCATTTGACTTGA
- a CDS encoding PP2C family serine/threonine-protein phosphatase has protein sequence MKTSTKTPQWRVVAASVCGTSHMKNKQLCQDAHHFVILPDNVLVVSAADGAGSAILGKVGAMVAAETAVATICTHQEVSRRTLVEDAFVRSLLTDAIIAARKAVEAEAIACNKQPQDLASTLIVLVATPEIVAVAQVGDGVAVAKDRIGNLIALTMPDNGEYMNETTFLVSPGAMEKVQVKVWRQSVVNIGVLTDGLQLLAMNMAVSAPHKPFFLPLFDFVASAEDKIIAKEQLVKFLRSDRITQRTDDDLTLVIAALTD, from the coding sequence ATGAAAACTTCAACAAAGACACCTCAATGGCGGGTAGTTGCCGCATCAGTATGTGGTACAAGCCATATGAAAAACAAGCAGCTGTGTCAGGACGCTCACCACTTTGTAATATTGCCTGATAATGTCTTGGTGGTGTCAGCAGCTGATGGCGCGGGTTCAGCGATTTTAGGGAAAGTCGGGGCAATGGTTGCAGCAGAAACGGCAGTAGCAACCATCTGTACTCATCAAGAAGTTTCCCGACGCACTTTGGTTGAGGATGCTTTTGTGCGATCGCTCTTAACTGACGCTATAATAGCCGCCAGAAAAGCTGTAGAAGCAGAAGCTATTGCCTGTAATAAACAACCCCAAGATTTAGCCAGCACCCTAATTGTTCTAGTCGCCACACCAGAAATTGTGGCAGTGGCACAAGTAGGCGATGGTGTGGCAGTAGCAAAGGATCGCATCGGCAACTTGATTGCCTTAACTATGCCTGACAACGGCGAATACATGAATGAAACCACTTTTTTGGTTTCCCCAGGCGCGATGGAAAAAGTCCAGGTCAAGGTGTGGCGTCAGTCAGTTGTCAACATCGGCGTCCTCACTGATGGATTGCAGTTGCTGGCAATGAATATGGCTGTTAGTGCGCCTCACAAACCCTTCTTTCTTCCTTTGTTTGACTTTGTTGCCAGTGCCGAAGATAAAATTATCGCCAAAGAGCAACTGGTGAAATTTTTGCGTTCAGACCGGATCACCCAACGCACAGACGACGATCTAACGTTAGTTATTGCGGCGTTAACCGATTAG
- the rfbF gene encoding glucose-1-phosphate cytidylyltransferase, with product MKAVILAGGLGTRISEETSIKPKPMVEIGGKPILWHIMKIYSAHGINDFIICCGYKGYVIKEYFANYFLHMSDVTFDMRFNQMNVHLGNAEPWRVTLVNTGDNTMTGGRLKRVREHIGNETFCFTYGDGVSNVNITELIKFHKEQKTLGTLTAVQPPGRFGAIVLGSEQTKITSFHEKPEGDGAWINGGFFVLEPEVINFIADDSTVWEKQPLEKLAEMEQLSAFKHDGFWQPMDTLRDKNYLEDLWNKNKAPWKIW from the coding sequence ATGAAAGCAGTAATTTTGGCTGGAGGACTTGGTACGCGCATTAGCGAAGAAACCAGCATCAAACCTAAGCCTATGGTGGAAATTGGTGGTAAGCCAATATTGTGGCATATCATGAAAATCTACTCTGCTCATGGTATTAATGATTTCATTATTTGCTGTGGTTATAAAGGATACGTAATTAAAGAATATTTTGCTAATTACTTTTTACACATGTCAGATGTGACATTTGACATGCGCTTTAATCAAATGAATGTACATTTGGGTAATGCTGAACCTTGGCGTGTCACTTTGGTAAATACAGGTGATAACACCATGACTGGTGGTAGATTAAAGCGAGTCAGAGAACATATAGGTAATGAAACTTTTTGCTTCACCTACGGTGACGGTGTCAGTAATGTAAATATTACAGAATTAATCAAATTCCATAAAGAACAAAAAACTTTAGGAACACTCACTGCTGTACAACCACCTGGACGATTTGGTGCAATTGTTTTGGGAAGCGAACAAACCAAAATCACCAGTTTCCATGAAAAACCAGAAGGTGATGGTGCTTGGATTAATGGTGGTTTTTTTGTATTAGAACCAGAAGTCATCAACTTTATTGCTGATGATTCTACGGTGTGGGAAAAACAACCATTAGAAAAACTGGCTGAGATGGAACAGTTGTCTGCTTTTAAACATGACGGCTTTTGGCAGCCAATGGATACCCTCAGAGATAAAAATTATTTAGAAGATTTATGGAATAAGAACAAAGCGCCTTGGAAAATATGGTAG
- a CDS encoding tetratricopeptide repeat protein, whose translation MQVLRYLPNQKIVHLNLTVSLGRGGEACIYTVPTDASAVAKVYHKPSEVQARKLEVMLNHPPENPTASLGHISIAWPTELLRAADGSDRIVGFLMPRIRGMRPIIDFYNPRTRRQHCPLFSYQYLLRTARNLAAAFAALHASGYCVGDVNESNILVSDTALVTVVDTDSFQVYDPDHDFVHRCPVGKPEFTPPELQNKTFAKCDRAVPHDLFGLAVLIFQLLMEGTHPFSGIYQGAGEPPPYEARIAAGHFTYSQNRSIPYVPTPIAPPWKILHPSLQELFLRCFEDGHSNPLLRPSAQSWVLALAEAEDALISCSTNPQHRYSNHLEICPWCERSLRLGGRDPFPSPQVIATREHLKPRITTRRRTSDTRRFPQTAAISFQQHNYYTPIPPRKVRVYKSSNKAGLYSVIFALLGIGTFFYLDLTNDLTSSYLRKDSLAQQSLIESRDNHLNLSFADYYKQGHAAYKVKKYDQAIENFTLAIKQQPQHAKAFVNRGNAHYNLKDYDAAIADYNQAIKINPKEVKAYVNRGNVYYMQAEYSTDQDKNYNLALADFNSALRLNPNEVEAYIRRGIVRAQKAKYSGDSQLDYQKAIADFNQAINLNPSRAEAHYQLGLVRYQIAQYSSNFEQEYTKAISDFSRALNINPRLSKVYLKRGIVYHELAQYGGNESRSQQSKAVEDLQMAAKISLEQDDEESYQQALSSICIVVENKCDTMFQNATFSQKAR comes from the coding sequence ATGCAGGTACTACGTTATCTTCCCAACCAAAAAATTGTTCATCTTAATCTCACCGTCAGTTTAGGACGTGGTGGTGAAGCATGTATTTATACAGTGCCAACTGATGCCAGTGCAGTGGCGAAGGTTTATCACAAGCCATCTGAGGTGCAAGCACGGAAACTGGAGGTGATGCTCAATCACCCGCCAGAAAACCCCACGGCTAGTCTCGGACACATCTCCATCGCTTGGCCTACAGAACTTTTAAGAGCAGCAGATGGTAGCGATCGCATCGTCGGCTTTTTAATGCCCCGAATTCGGGGGATGCGTCCGATTATCGACTTTTACAACCCAAGAACCCGTCGCCAACACTGTCCCCTATTTAGCTATCAATACCTGCTTCGCACTGCTCGTAACTTAGCAGCAGCCTTTGCAGCTTTACACGCTAGCGGCTATTGTGTGGGTGATGTAAATGAGTCAAATATCCTCGTCAGTGACACAGCTTTAGTTACAGTTGTGGACACAGACTCATTCCAAGTTTACGACCCGGATCATGATTTCGTGCATCGTTGTCCCGTTGGTAAACCAGAATTTACCCCCCCAGAACTACAGAATAAAACCTTTGCCAAGTGCGATCGCGCTGTTCCCCATGATTTATTTGGTTTAGCAGTGCTAATCTTTCAACTGTTGATGGAAGGTACTCATCCATTTTCTGGGATCTACCAAGGCGCAGGTGAACCACCACCCTACGAAGCACGCATCGCAGCTGGTCATTTTACCTACAGCCAAAACCGCAGCATACCCTACGTACCCACCCCAATTGCTCCTCCTTGGAAAATTCTTCACCCCAGCTTGCAAGAACTATTCCTGCGTTGTTTTGAAGACGGTCATAGCAACCCTCTGTTACGTCCCAGCGCTCAAAGTTGGGTATTGGCCTTAGCGGAAGCTGAAGATGCTTTGATTAGCTGTAGCACTAATCCCCAACACCGTTACAGCAATCACCTAGAAATTTGTCCCTGGTGTGAACGTAGCCTGCGATTAGGTGGACGTGACCCCTTCCCATCTCCACAGGTAATTGCTACAAGAGAACACCTCAAACCCCGCATTACCACTAGAAGGCGTACTTCCGATACTCGTCGTTTTCCCCAAACAGCAGCGATTTCATTCCAGCAACATAACTATTACACTCCAATACCTCCACGTAAGGTTCGTGTTTATAAATCATCTAATAAGGCTGGGTTATATTCTGTTATTTTTGCCTTGCTTGGCATTGGTACGTTCTTTTATTTGGACTTAACCAATGATTTAACCAGTAGTTATCTACGTAAAGATTCTTTAGCTCAACAAAGTTTGATTGAGTCGCGTGACAATCATCTGAATTTGAGTTTTGCTGATTACTACAAACAGGGTCATGCTGCTTACAAAGTCAAAAAATATGATCAAGCAATTGAAAACTTTACCCTCGCAATTAAGCAGCAACCTCAACACGCCAAAGCCTTTGTCAACCGGGGGAATGCTCATTACAATCTCAAAGATTACGACGCCGCGATCGCTGATTACAATCAAGCAATTAAAATAAACCCCAAAGAAGTAAAAGCTTATGTTAATCGTGGCAATGTTTATTACATGCAAGCTGAATATAGCACCGACCAAGATAAAAACTATAATTTAGCCCTTGCTGATTTTAATAGTGCCCTGCGTTTAAATCCTAACGAAGTTGAAGCTTATATCAGAAGGGGTATTGTCCGCGCTCAAAAGGCCAAATATAGCGGTGACTCGCAGCTAGATTATCAAAAAGCGATCGCTGATTTTAACCAAGCAATTAATCTCAATCCATCCAGAGCAGAAGCTCATTATCAGTTAGGACTTGTCCGCTATCAAATTGCCCAATATAGCAGCAACTTTGAACAAGAATACACCAAAGCAATTTCTGACTTTAGCAGAGCATTAAACATCAATCCGCGATTGTCAAAAGTTTATCTGAAGCGAGGAATTGTCTACCATGAACTTGCTCAGTATGGTGGGAACGAATCTCGCTCCCAGCAAAGCAAAGCAGTAGAAGATTTACAAATGGCTGCAAAAATTTCTCTTGAGCAAGATGACGAGGAAAGTTATCAACAAGCACTAAGCAGCATTTGCATAGTTGTTGAAAATAAATGTGACACTATGTTCCAGAATGCAACTTTTTCCCAGAAAGCTCGTTAA
- a CDS encoding vWA domain-containing protein → MTDTLRLDEVVEFAENPEPRCPCVLLLDTSGSMQGMAINALNEGLLSFRDELIKNSLASRRVEVAIVTFDSHINVVQDFVTADQFNPPILTAQGLTNMGAGIHKALDLIQERKAQYRANGIAYYRPWVFMITDGEPQGEADNLVDQAAKRLQADEVNKRVAFFTVGVENANMARLSQIAVRTPLKLTGLNFVELFVWLSASMSAVSHSKVDEQVALPPIGWGSV, encoded by the coding sequence ATGACCGATACATTAAGACTTGATGAAGTCGTTGAGTTTGCTGAGAACCCAGAACCCCGTTGTCCTTGCGTGTTACTACTTGATACCTCTGGCTCAATGCAAGGTATGGCAATCAATGCCCTAAATGAAGGATTACTAAGTTTTAGGGATGAGTTAATTAAAAATTCCTTAGCTTCCAGAAGAGTAGAAGTAGCAATAGTTACTTTTGATAGCCATATCAATGTCGTACAAGACTTCGTAACCGCTGACCAGTTTAATCCCCCCATCCTAACCGCACAGGGATTAACAAATATGGGTGCTGGTATCCACAAAGCTTTAGACTTGATTCAAGAACGCAAAGCTCAGTATCGTGCCAATGGGATTGCTTACTATCGTCCTTGGGTATTCATGATTACTGATGGAGAACCACAAGGCGAAGCAGATAACTTAGTAGACCAAGCAGCAAAAAGACTACAAGCCGATGAAGTAAACAAACGTGTTGCTTTTTTTACGGTAGGTGTGGAAAATGCTAATATGGCACGCTTAAGTCAAATTGCTGTGCGTACCCCCTTAAAGCTAACGGGATTAAACTTTGTTGAGCTGTTTGTCTGGTTATCTGCCAGTATGTCAGCGGTTTCTCATTCTAAAGTAGATGAGCAGGTGGCGCTACCTCCGATTGGTTGGGGTTCTGTTTGA